A genomic window from Pseudoalteromonas piratica includes:
- the pth gene encoding aminoacyl-tRNA hydrolase produces MNNIQMLVGLANPGPEYAKTRHNAGAWFIEELAKRYNCILKHDSKHHGLVGKVIIQNQEFKLLIPTTFMNLSGKAVSSLANFYKIPVENILVAHDEMDLEPGIAKLKKGGGHGGHNGLKDIISKMANQKEFMRLRIGIGHPGHKDKVTGWVLGKAPAADQALIDDVVDEAVRCMEILAKDGVLKAQNRLHTFKPVA; encoded by the coding sequence TTGAATAATATTCAAATGCTTGTGGGCCTGGCTAATCCAGGCCCCGAATACGCAAAAACCCGTCATAATGCTGGTGCATGGTTCATCGAAGAACTTGCCAAACGCTACAACTGCATTCTCAAACACGACTCTAAACATCACGGCCTAGTTGGCAAAGTGATTATTCAAAATCAAGAATTCAAATTATTGATCCCCACTACTTTTATGAATTTAAGTGGTAAAGCGGTCAGTAGTTTAGCTAACTTTTACAAAATTCCTGTCGAAAATATTTTAGTCGCACACGATGAAATGGATCTTGAACCAGGCATCGCCAAATTAAAAAAAGGTGGTGGACATGGTGGCCATAACGGACTAAAAGACATTATTAGTAAAATGGCAAACCAAAAAGAATTTATGCGTTTGCGAATTGGTATTGGTCACCCAGGTCATAAAGACAAAGTCACTGGCTGGGTACTAGGTAAAGCTCCCGCCGCAGATCAAGCTCTAATTGATGATGTGGTGGATGAGGCAGTTCGCTGCATGGAAATACTAGCAAAAGACGGTGTG
- a CDS encoding 50S ribosomal protein L25/general stress protein Ctc — protein sequence MSNELYTLDAEVRSDLGTGASRRLRRADKVPAVLYGAEKEAVSLTLAHNKVIKAQEDEGFYSHILTLNIGGEKVEAILKDIQRHPFKPKVMHLDFQRVDANHKIHTKVPVHFINEEAATKGGNTVAHLVTEIEITCLPAQLPEFIEVDVAALEVGATLHLSDIALPAGVVSVELAKGADHDQAVVTLNAPKGAASEEASEDAAE from the coding sequence ATGTCTAACGAATTATACACATTAGATGCAGAAGTACGTTCTGACTTAGGTACTGGTGCGAGCCGCCGCCTACGCCGTGCTGACAAAGTTCCTGCTGTTCTTTACGGTGCAGAAAAAGAAGCTGTATCTCTTACTCTAGCTCACAACAAAGTGATCAAAGCGCAAGAAGATGAAGGTTTCTACAGCCACATCCTTACTTTAAACATTGGCGGTGAAAAAGTTGAAGCTATCCTTAAAGATATCCAACGTCACCCGTTCAAGCCTAAAGTAATGCACTTAGATTTCCAACGCGTTGACGCTAACCACAAGATCCACACTAAGGTTCCTGTACACTTCATCAACGAAGAAGCTGCAACTAAAGGCGGTAACACAGTTGCTCACCTTGTAACTGAAATCGAAATCACATGTCTTCCAGCACAACTTCCTGAGTTCATCGAAGTTGACGTAGCTGCGCTAGAAGTTGGTGCTACTTTACACCTATCTGATATCGCTCTTCCAGCTGGCGTTGTTTCAGTTGAGCTTGCTAAAGGTGCAGATCACGACCAAGCAGTTGTGACTTTAAACGCTCCTAAAGGCGCTGCTTCTGAAGAAGCTTCAGAAGACGCTGCAGAATAA
- a CDS encoding DEAD/DEAH box helicase — protein sequence MAYQLRPYQQEAVEKTLTHFRKSNSSAVIVLPTGSGKSLVIAELARLARKKILVVTHVKELVEQNHEKYESFGLKASIYSAGLKQKSLAQQVTFASVQSLGNNLNALDEEYSLIIIDECHRVSGDENTQYQKLISHIRSNNSALKVLGLTATPYRLGMGFIYRFHYHGFVRGDQHAPFEHCIYELPLRYMISNNYLTPPKLIDAAITHYDFDSLSKDAFGRISEKDINQLLKENQRATKAIIDQVLTLSTDRTGVMIFASTIQHAQEIQSYLPSDETALVIGDTHNAERDAIIRQFKEKQIKYLVNVSVLTTGFDAPHVDFIAILRPTESVSLYQQIVGRGLRLAPGKTECLVVDYAANGFDLFHPEVGSVKPDSDSEPVQVLCPGCGFANTFWGKTDSDGKVIEHFGRRCQGILEDGEQSEQCDFRFRFKECEHCGAQNDIAARVCHQCKQPIVDPDDKLRDALNLKNALVLRVSGMQLEAQNQRLKVTYHDEDGADVSEYFSLSSEKASFYFKRQFLRVGVTSKIDFSNPNSVVTHQSLLKVPDFVVAKRDKGKHKVVERIFDYQGQFRKAHELR from the coding sequence GTGGCGTATCAACTAAGACCTTATCAACAAGAAGCGGTTGAAAAAACCCTTACTCATTTTCGCAAATCGAACAGTTCAGCAGTCATTGTATTACCCACAGGTTCTGGTAAAAGTTTAGTTATTGCCGAACTGGCAAGGCTTGCTCGTAAGAAAATTTTGGTGGTTACTCATGTTAAGGAATTAGTAGAACAAAACCATGAGAAATATGAAAGCTTTGGCTTGAAAGCGAGTATTTATTCTGCCGGTCTTAAGCAAAAATCACTTGCCCAGCAGGTGACGTTTGCCAGTGTGCAATCTTTGGGAAATAATTTAAATGCTTTAGATGAGGAATACTCATTAATTATTATTGATGAGTGCCACCGTGTTTCTGGTGACGAAAACACGCAATATCAAAAATTAATCTCGCACATTAGAAGCAATAATTCGGCACTTAAGGTGCTGGGTTTAACTGCAACGCCTTATCGACTCGGCATGGGCTTTATTTATCGCTTTCATTACCACGGTTTTGTCAGGGGGGATCAACATGCCCCGTTTGAACATTGCATTTATGAATTGCCATTAAGGTATATGATTTCAAATAATTACCTTACCCCACCAAAGTTAATCGACGCGGCGATCACCCACTATGATTTTGACTCACTGAGTAAAGATGCGTTTGGACGTATTAGTGAAAAGGATATCAATCAACTGCTTAAAGAAAATCAGCGGGCAACAAAAGCGATTATTGATCAGGTTTTAACGCTATCTACTGATCGTACTGGTGTAATGATATTTGCATCAACTATTCAGCATGCTCAGGAAATTCAAAGTTATTTACCAAGTGATGAAACGGCTTTGGTGATTGGTGATACCCATAATGCTGAACGTGATGCGATTATTCGACAGTTTAAAGAAAAACAGATTAAATATCTGGTTAATGTCTCTGTACTTACTACGGGGTTTGATGCGCCACATGTTGATTTTATTGCGATATTAAGGCCGACCGAATCAGTTAGCTTGTATCAACAAATCGTTGGTCGTGGTTTGCGCTTAGCCCCAGGTAAAACTGAATGCTTAGTGGTTGACTATGCGGCAAATGGCTTTGACTTATTTCATCCTGAAGTAGGCAGCGTGAAACCTGATAGTGATAGTGAACCCGTACAGGTGCTTTGCCCTGGTTGTGGTTTTGCTAATACTTTTTGGGGGAAAACTGACAGTGATGGCAAGGTGATTGAACATTTCGGCAGACGCTGTCAGGGCATACTAGAAGACGGGGAGCAGAGCGAACAATGTGATTTTCGTTTTCGCTTTAAGGAATGTGAGCACTGCGGTGCACAAAATGACATCGCAGCAAGAGTATGCCATCAATGCAAACAACCAATAGTAGACCCTGATGATAAACTGCGTGACGCGTTAAATTTGAAAAATGCCCTAGTGCTGCGGGTGAGTGGCATGCAACTAGAAGCGCAAAACCAGAGGCTGAAAGTGACTTATCATGATGAAGATGGTGCAGACGTTAGCGAATACTTTAGCTTATCCTCAGAAAAAGCGTCATTTTATTTTAAACGGCAGTTTTTGCGCGTGGGTGTTACCAGTAAAATTGATTTTTCTAACCCTAACTCAGTAGTTACTCATCAATCACTACTTAAGGTACCGGACTTTGTGGTTGCAAAACGAGACAAAGGTAAACATAAAGTGGTGGAGCGAATTTTTGATTACCAAGGTCAATTTAGAAAAGCGCATGAATTAAGATAA
- a CDS encoding HD domain-containing phosphohydrolase: MFSSTKITFRVTLAFICLLIAVITASVAIGLQYYFSKQITVSASQQFAEQVSKQVELSVSKMDDTAKNTASLLAKYSSLIEGHTLAGKADQILTDLLIDHNDFYAIYYGFDNGDFYELINLETNQKVRKQLNAAMEDRFVKIHIYTENGRRVRKTEFLNDKLQVRHSKLEESDYDASSRHWFINANTKHVVKSPPYLFHHLQASGQTYSKIVNGTNHVVAVDLTLQTIAKQLNSSFERNGNSDSIEAYIYDSQGELLLSNKSAEEKASLKVQPLVLSEEQQALVERIGALSVSNELDWAPIDFSISGMPKGYTPALISLLGQKLNLEINFINGYAWSELVSLYQNDKIDVLQPVHQTLSNKGWGTYSKPLLNLPLTLATLPGNNTISSLSELNNKRLAIPEGWSLISAIEQSYPEISIIEVSDLQAALLAVKDGKVDAAIDSQLILAYTAKMFFIEGLQFHKNIDASLLSFDTNLRMVAKNKKIVDLLNFALENITQQELAFLSEQWLTFDLNAKAVDASNVVPYKQLITLSTDNANHNRLQVVEINNTDYLLFIAPTTLGTEEQNYLALLIPTKLAYAEGLSYVTKSIIVTILILCLLMPLTYFVASPIVAAMRRLSIENLKIQQRNYDAIEVEHSFIKEIDEVFDSLNQMAESIKAYEAKQAELLDSFVKLIAQAIDDKSPYTAGHCNRVPELGLMLANYASDSEDAYFKAFKLDSDDKKREFKLAAWLHDCGKIITPEHIVDKGSKLECIYNRIHEIRMRFEVLLRDAEIDFYQQLIQHPTRENELKSALIATRQSLNEEYEFVAKINQGGEFMEDDKLERLEAIAKRTWQRNLSDRVGLSPLEEMFLLNDDDECLPVKEQLLADKTSHIIKREHAVEYAPHLGINVEIPEHKANLGELYNLKVGRGTLTSEDRFIINEHIIGTIKMLDSLPFPEELANVPRFASTHHETLKGTGYPRKLKAEDLSIPERILVLADIFEALTASDRPYKKAKPLSVAIDILHKMCLDEHVDIEVFKLFLRSGIYKEYAKKYMPVQQVDKVDLSKYL, from the coding sequence ATGTTTTCAAGTACTAAAATTACATTTCGCGTGACTCTCGCATTTATATGCTTGCTAATAGCTGTGATTACAGCATCCGTTGCTATAGGCTTACAATATTATTTTTCTAAACAAATAACGGTCAGTGCTAGTCAACAGTTTGCAGAGCAAGTATCCAAGCAAGTAGAGTTATCGGTATCTAAAATGGATGATACTGCTAAAAATACCGCATCATTACTCGCTAAGTACTCGTCGTTAATTGAAGGGCATACGCTGGCTGGTAAAGCAGACCAAATTCTTACCGATCTACTCATTGATCATAACGATTTCTATGCTATTTACTACGGCTTTGATAATGGCGACTTTTATGAATTGATAAATCTAGAGACCAATCAAAAAGTACGCAAACAACTGAATGCCGCAATGGAAGATCGCTTTGTTAAAATTCATATTTATACAGAAAATGGGCGAAGAGTAAGGAAAACAGAGTTCCTCAATGATAAGTTGCAGGTGAGACATAGCAAGCTCGAAGAGAGCGATTACGATGCTAGCAGTAGACACTGGTTTATCAATGCCAACACCAAACATGTAGTAAAGTCACCACCTTATTTGTTCCATCATTTACAGGCATCAGGGCAAACCTATTCAAAAATCGTCAATGGTACTAACCACGTTGTTGCTGTTGACTTAACATTACAAACAATTGCTAAACAACTGAACAGTAGCTTCGAGCGTAATGGCAATTCAGACAGCATTGAAGCCTATATTTATGATAGCCAAGGTGAGCTATTACTCAGTAATAAAAGTGCTGAAGAAAAGGCATCGCTTAAGGTGCAACCTTTGGTACTTTCTGAAGAACAACAAGCATTGGTAGAAAGAATAGGTGCTTTAAGTGTGAGTAATGAATTAGATTGGGCACCGATCGACTTTTCAATTTCAGGTATGCCAAAAGGTTACACGCCGGCATTAATCTCTTTACTGGGGCAAAAACTTAACTTAGAAATTAACTTTATCAATGGTTATGCTTGGTCGGAATTAGTTAGTTTATATCAAAATGATAAAATTGATGTGTTGCAACCTGTTCATCAAACATTGAGTAATAAAGGTTGGGGAACCTATTCCAAGCCGCTGCTTAATTTGCCCTTAACACTTGCAACATTGCCAGGCAATAACACAATTTCGTCACTGTCAGAACTTAACAATAAACGGTTAGCTATACCTGAAGGCTGGTCGCTCATTTCTGCTATAGAACAGAGCTATCCAGAAATCAGTATTATTGAAGTGAGCGATTTGCAAGCTGCCTTACTGGCTGTTAAAGATGGTAAAGTTGATGCCGCAATTGATAGCCAGCTGATCCTAGCTTATACCGCAAAAATGTTTTTTATAGAAGGACTGCAATTTCATAAGAATATTGATGCAAGCTTGTTAAGTTTTGATACTAACTTACGCATGGTGGCAAAAAATAAAAAAATTGTCGATTTGCTGAATTTCGCACTTGAAAATATTACGCAGCAAGAACTCGCTTTTTTATCTGAGCAATGGTTAACGTTCGATCTTAATGCGAAAGCAGTTGATGCTTCTAACGTAGTACCATACAAACAGTTAATTACACTCTCCACTGACAATGCTAATCATAATCGCTTACAGGTTGTCGAAATTAACAATACCGATTATTTACTCTTTATTGCACCAACAACGCTTGGCACGGAAGAACAAAACTATTTAGCCCTATTGATCCCAACAAAACTCGCTTATGCAGAAGGGCTTAGCTATGTTACTAAATCAATTATAGTGACCATTTTAATCTTATGTTTGCTAATGCCACTGACTTATTTTGTTGCAAGCCCCATTGTTGCGGCAATGCGCCGTTTAAGTATTGAAAACTTAAAAATACAACAACGTAATTATGATGCGATTGAAGTTGAACACAGCTTTATTAAAGAAATTGATGAGGTGTTTGATTCGCTTAATCAAATGGCTGAGTCGATTAAAGCTTATGAAGCGAAACAAGCTGAACTGCTGGATTCATTTGTAAAATTAATCGCACAAGCAATTGATGATAAATCGCCATATACTGCAGGTCACTGTAATCGAGTGCCTGAACTTGGATTGATGTTGGCTAATTATGCGAGTGATAGTGAAGATGCGTACTTTAAAGCATTTAAGCTGGATAGTGATGACAAAAAGCGTGAATTCAAATTAGCGGCATGGTTGCATGATTGCGGCAAAATAATAACCCCTGAACATATAGTTGATAAAGGTAGTAAATTAGAATGCATTTATAATCGTATTCATGAGATACGTATGCGTTTTGAAGTGTTGTTACGCGATGCTGAAATTGATTTTTATCAGCAGTTAATACAACACCCAACGCGTGAAAACGAATTAAAATCTGCGTTAATCGCAACACGACAATCACTTAATGAAGAGTATGAATTTGTTGCCAAAATTAACCAAGGTGGCGAATTTATGGAAGACGATAAACTTGAGCGGCTTGAAGCAATTGCCAAACGTACTTGGCAGCGCAATCTCAGTGATAGAGTAGGGCTGTCTCCGTTAGAAGAGATGTTTTTATTAAATGATGATGACGAATGTTTGCCAGTAAAAGAACAGTTACTGGCAGATAAAACATCGCATATTATAAAACGCGAGCATGCAGTTGAATATGCTCCCCACTTAGGTATTAATGTTGAGATACCTGAACATAAGGCTAATTTAGGTGAGCTTTATAACCTTAAAGTAGGGCGCGGTACGCTTACCAGTGAAGACCGATTTATTATTAATGAACACATTATTGGCACGATTAAAATGCTAGATTCGTTGCCATTCCCAGAAGAGCTAGCGAATGTACCGCGTTTTGCATCAACTCATCATGAGACTTTAAAAGGCACAGGTTATCCAAGAAAATTAAAAGCGGAAGATCTATCTATTCCAGAAAGAATTTTAGTATTAGCGGATATATTTGAGGCTTTAACAGCGTCAGATAGGCCTTATAAAAAAGCCAAACCATTGAGTGTAGCAATCGATATTTTGCATAAAATGTGCTTGGATGAACACGTTGATATTGAAGTGTTCAAATTGTTTTTACGTTCTGGTATTTACAAAGAGTATGCAAAAAAATATATGCCGGTTCAGCAAGTAGATAAAGTAGATTTAAGCAAATACTTGTAA
- a CDS encoding SpoVR family protein has protein sequence MSKNILSDGPDWTFDLLGEYQTEIARVAEFYRLDTYPNQIEVITAEQMMDAYSSVGMPIGYSHWSFGKKFIQTEQNYKRGAMGLAYEIVINSDPCIAYLMEENTMPMQALVMAHACYGHNSFFKGNYLFKTWTDASSIIDYLLFAKNYIAECEQKYGVDEVEQLLDSCHALMNYGVDRYKRPQQISLFEEQKRQKEREDYLQSQVNELWKTIPSQHNETETQQARFPNEPQENILYFIEKRAPLLEIWQREIIRIVRKISQYFYPQKQTQVMNEGWATFWHYTLLNHLYDEGKLTDAFMLEILQSHTNVVYQPPYNSPYYSGINPYALGFNMMVDIRRICENPTEEDKYWFPEIAGSNWLDTLHFAMENFKDESFISQFLSPKLMRDFKFFSILDNEKETHLEVSAIHNESGYRAIRQALSEQYNLSNLEPNIQVFNVDIRGDRSLTLRYTPHNDIPLANTKDEVIKHLHRLWGFDVILEQEMASGEINELARCPLATANTA, from the coding sequence ATGAGTAAAAACATACTAAGTGATGGTCCTGATTGGACATTCGATTTACTCGGAGAATATCAAACCGAGATTGCTAGAGTTGCAGAGTTTTACCGCCTTGATACCTACCCTAATCAAATTGAGGTAATCACTGCTGAGCAAATGATGGATGCGTATTCCAGCGTCGGTATGCCTATCGGTTACAGCCATTGGTCTTTTGGTAAGAAATTTATTCAAACAGAGCAAAACTACAAACGCGGTGCAATGGGTCTTGCGTATGAAATTGTAATTAATTCTGATCCCTGTATCGCATATTTAATGGAAGAAAACACCATGCCCATGCAAGCTTTAGTAATGGCGCATGCATGTTATGGACACAATTCTTTTTTTAAGGGTAATTATTTATTTAAAACATGGACTGATGCCAGTTCGATTATTGATTATCTGTTATTTGCAAAAAACTACATAGCTGAATGTGAACAAAAATACGGTGTAGATGAAGTTGAACAACTTCTCGATTCATGTCATGCCTTAATGAATTATGGCGTAGACCGCTATAAACGCCCTCAGCAAATTTCACTTTTTGAAGAACAAAAAAGGCAAAAAGAGCGTGAAGATTATTTGCAGTCGCAAGTAAATGAGCTTTGGAAAACCATTCCATCACAACACAATGAAACAGAAACACAACAGGCACGATTTCCCAATGAGCCACAAGAGAACATTCTTTACTTTATTGAAAAACGCGCCCCTTTACTAGAAATTTGGCAGAGAGAAATAATTCGTATTGTGCGTAAAATTTCGCAGTATTTTTACCCACAAAAGCAGACCCAAGTGATGAATGAGGGATGGGCTACATTTTGGCATTACACCTTGTTAAATCATTTATACGATGAAGGTAAACTCACTGACGCCTTTATGTTAGAAATACTCCAATCGCATACCAATGTAGTCTATCAACCTCCTTATAACTCGCCATATTATTCTGGTATTAACCCCTATGCGCTCGGGTTTAATATGATGGTTGATATTCGTCGAATTTGTGAAAACCCAACTGAGGAAGATAAATATTGGTTCCCTGAAATTGCTGGCAGTAACTGGCTCGACACCCTTCATTTTGCGATGGAAAATTTTAAAGATGAAAGCTTTATTAGCCAGTTTTTATCTCCCAAATTGATGCGTGACTTCAAGTTTTTTTCCATTTTAGATAATGAAAAGGAAACTCACCTTGAGGTTAGTGCAATTCATAATGAGTCTGGCTATCGTGCTATTCGCCAAGCATTATCAGAGCAATATAACTTAAGCAATCTAGAGCCTAACATTCAGGTGTTTAATGTTGATATTCGTGGCGATCGTTCACTTACATTACGCTATACACCGCATAACGATATTCCTTTAGCAAATACCAAAGATGAGGTAATTAAACATCTTCACCGTTTGTGGGGGTTTGATGTGATATTAGAACAAGAAATGGCAAGTGGTGAAATAAACGAACTAGCTCGATGTCCGCTTGCAACAGCAAACACCGCTTAA
- a CDS encoding YeaH/YhbH family protein: MAHFIDRRLNGKNKNTVNRQRFIRRYKRQIKEAVSDAIAKRSVTDVENGESISIPSRDMQEPIFHQGKGGKRDMVHPGNDQFSQGDKIKRPLGGQGQGAGEGDASDSGEGQDDFVFSISKDEYLDLLFEDLALPNLRKNQLNKLVQMKTHRAGYSNDGVPSNIDIVRSLQGSVARRIAMTAGKKRQLAELEETLAKLQTNKKENQSEIALLEKEIEQLKNKIATVPFIDTFDLRFRNYEKRPEPSSKAVMFCLMDVSGSMDQATKETAKRFYILLYLFLTRTYKDIEVVYIRHHTQAKEVDEHEFFYSQETGGTIVSSALKLMDEIIKERYDSEQWNIYAAQASDGDNWADDSPQCSDWLTNKILPVTRYYAYIEITTRAHQSLWREYQVLADTHENFAIQHIKSVEDIYPIFRELFKKDATADVA, encoded by the coding sequence ATGGCACATTTTATTGACCGACGCTTAAACGGAAAAAACAAAAATACGGTAAACCGCCAACGTTTTATAAGACGGTATAAACGCCAAATAAAAGAAGCGGTATCGGATGCAATTGCTAAAAGAAGCGTTACTGACGTTGAAAATGGCGAAAGCATCTCGATTCCAAGCCGTGATATGCAAGAACCGATTTTCCACCAGGGAAAAGGTGGAAAACGGGATATGGTTCACCCGGGTAACGACCAATTTAGCCAAGGGGATAAAATTAAACGTCCTCTTGGTGGACAAGGCCAAGGTGCTGGCGAAGGCGATGCTAGTGACTCGGGTGAAGGCCAAGATGATTTTGTTTTTTCAATTTCAAAAGATGAATATTTGGATTTGCTTTTCGAAGATTTAGCTCTGCCTAACCTCAGAAAAAACCAGCTTAACAAACTTGTTCAAATGAAAACCCACCGTGCTGGGTACAGTAACGACGGCGTACCTTCCAATATTGATATTGTGCGTTCATTACAAGGCTCTGTGGCAAGACGTATTGCTATGACTGCTGGTAAAAAACGCCAGTTGGCCGAATTAGAAGAAACGCTTGCAAAGCTACAAACAAACAAGAAAGAGAATCAAAGTGAAATAGCTCTACTTGAAAAAGAAATTGAGCAACTAAAAAATAAAATCGCTACCGTGCCTTTTATTGATACCTTTGATTTACGTTTTCGAAATTATGAAAAACGCCCTGAGCCTAGCTCAAAAGCAGTGATGTTTTGCTTAATGGATGTTTCTGGTTCAATGGATCAAGCAACAAAAGAGACTGCCAAACGGTTTTATATCTTGCTTTATCTATTCCTCACGAGAACATACAAAGACATTGAAGTTGTTTATATAAGGCATCACACACAAGCAAAAGAAGTAGATGAACACGAATTTTTCTACTCGCAAGAAACTGGCGGCACAATAGTATCCAGTGCATTAAAGTTAATGGATGAAATCATAAAAGAGCGTTACGACTCAGAACAATGGAATATTTATGCAGCTCAAGCTTCTGATGGCGACAATTGGGCTGATGATTCTCCACAATGTAGCGATTGGCTAACAAATAAAATCCTGCCAGTGACGCGTTATTATGCTTACATTGAAATCACAACGCGAGCACATCAAAGCTTATGGCGAGAATATCAAGTACTTGCTGATACTCACGAAAATTTTGCCATTCAACATATTAAATCTGTAGAAGATATTTACCCTATATTCAGGGAGCTATTTAAAAAAGATGCCACTGCAGATGTAGCTTAA
- a CDS encoding PrkA family serine protein kinase produces MTIFDHFQSRYEAAKEEEFTIAEFLEICKEDKSAYASSAERLLMAIGQPEMVDTSQDPTLSRIFSNRVIPRYPAFQEFYGMEESIEQIVAYLKHAAQGLEECKQVLYLLGPVGGGKSSLAEKLKYLMQKVPIYSLKGSPVNDHPLCLFDPVEDGEILEKEYGISNRYIKTIMSPWATKRLHEFNGDITQFKVVKRYPSILDQVAIAKTEPGDENNQDISALVGKVDIRKLEHYAQNDADAYAYSGALCHANQGLMEFVEMFKAPIKVLHPLLTATQEGNYNGTEGLSALPFNGMILAHSNESEWQTFKGNKNNEAFLDRVYIVKVPYCLRVNEEIKIYDKLLQHSELNEAPCAPGTLETLAQFSVLSRIKEPENSSIYSKMRVYDGESLKDTDPKAKSYQEYKDYAGVDEGMNGLSTRFAFKILSRVFNFDHTEVAANPVHLFYVLEQQIEREQFPQETQERYLEFLKGFLIPKYVEFIGKEIQTAYLESYSEYGQNIFDRYVTYADFWIQDQEFRDPDTGQLFDRAALNAELEKIEKPAGISNPKDFRNEIVNFVLRARANNNGKNPVWTSYEKLRTVIEKKMFSNTEDLLPVISFNAKTSAEDQQKHEDFVNRMVEKGYTAKQVRLLSEWYLRVRKSQ; encoded by the coding sequence ATGACAATATTTGATCATTTTCAATCTCGTTACGAAGCCGCAAAAGAAGAAGAATTTACTATTGCTGAGTTTCTTGAGATTTGTAAAGAGGATAAATCAGCCTATGCCAGCTCAGCTGAAAGGCTATTAATGGCGATTGGCCAACCCGAAATGGTAGACACATCGCAAGATCCAACTCTCAGCCGTATATTTTCAAACCGTGTTATTCCACGCTACCCTGCTTTCCAAGAATTTTATGGTATGGAAGAAAGTATCGAGCAAATTGTTGCTTACTTGAAGCATGCAGCACAAGGACTCGAAGAGTGTAAACAAGTGCTTTATTTACTTGGGCCTGTAGGTGGCGGTAAATCTTCACTTGCTGAAAAACTTAAATATCTAATGCAAAAAGTGCCAATTTACTCTTTAAAAGGTTCGCCGGTTAATGATCACCCACTGTGTCTTTTTGATCCCGTTGAGGATGGTGAGATTCTTGAAAAAGAATACGGTATAAGCAATCGCTACATCAAAACTATTATGTCACCTTGGGCGACAAAACGCTTGCATGAGTTCAATGGCGATATTACCCAATTTAAAGTAGTAAAGCGTTACCCCTCTATACTTGATCAAGTGGCAATTGCAAAAACTGAACCTGGTGATGAAAACAATCAAGATATCAGTGCATTAGTCGGTAAAGTGGATATTCGCAAACTCGAACACTATGCACAAAATGATGCCGACGCGTATGCCTATTCTGGTGCCCTTTGTCATGCAAACCAAGGGTTGATGGAATTTGTTGAAATGTTTAAAGCACCGATAAAAGTGCTTCACCCATTATTAACAGCTACACAGGAAGGCAACTATAACGGCACCGAAGGCCTCTCAGCTTTACCGTTTAATGGTATGATTTTAGCTCACTCTAACGAATCAGAATGGCAAACCTTCAAGGGCAACAAAAACAATGAAGCGTTCTTAGACCGTGTATATATTGTCAAAGTACCATATTGTTTACGTGTAAATGAAGAAATCAAAATTTACGATAAGCTACTGCAGCATTCAGAGTTAAATGAAGCGCCATGCGCTCCGGGTACGCTTGAAACACTCGCCCAATTTTCGGTACTTTCGCGTATTAAAGAGCCTGAAAACTCAAGCATTTATTCAAAAATGCGCGTGTACGATGGTGAGAGCCTAAAAGACACCGATCCAAAAGCTAAGTCGTACCAAGAATACAAAGATTATGCTGGTGTAGATGAAGGTATGAATGGTTTATCCACTCGCTTTGCATTCAAGATTTTGTCGCGCGTGTTTAACTTTGATCATACCGAAGTAGCAGCAAACCCTGTTCATTTATTTTATGTACTTGAACAACAAATTGAAAGAGAACAATTCCCGCAAGAAACGCAAGAGCGTTACCTTGAATTTTTAAAAGGATTCTTGATTCCCAAATACGTTGAGTTTATCGGCAAAGAGATCCAAACCGCCTATCTAGAGTCGTACTCTGAATACGGCCAGAATATCTTTGACAGATATGTTACCTATGCCGACTTTTGGATCCAAGACCAGGAGTTCCGCGATCCAGATACTGGCCAGTTATTTGATAGAGCAGCGCTCAATGCTGAACTTGAGAAAATTGAAAAACCCGCGGGTATCTCTAATCCAAAAGATTTCCGTAACGAAATTGTTAATTTTGTACTAAGAGCACGTGCCAATAACAATGGCAAAAACCCTGTTTGGACAAGTTATGAAAAACTAAGAACGGTCATCGAAAAGAAAATGTTTTCAAATACCGAAGATTTGCTCCCAGTTATTTCATTTAATGCAAAAACCAGTGCTGAAGATCAGCAAAAACATGAGGATTTTGTTAATCGTATGGTCGAAAAAGGCTACACAGCGAAACAAGTTCGCTTGCTCAGTGAATGGTATTTACGCGTTCGTAAGTCGCAGTAA